Proteins encoded within one genomic window of Paraburkholderia sp. HP33-1:
- the arfA gene encoding arabinosylfuranosidase ArfA: MIASRLVVDRDFVVADLDRRVFGTFVEHMGRCVYTGIYEPDHPDADECGYRKDVMALTRELGPTIVRYPGGNFLSGYNWEDGVGPKAQRPKRLDLAWYSVETNQFGTNEFIDWCRELDIEPMYGVNLGTRGPDEARRFVEYCNHPGGTTLSDLRHEHGYAKPHDIKFWCLGNEMDGPWQIGRKTADEYGRTALETAKLMRAVDPTIQLAACGSSNHEMATYGAWEDRVLEHCFDQVDFISLHTYFENRHDSTAEFFGNIDVMDLFIKEIVAVADSVAARKHSTKRIMLSFDEWNVWYKARTINDLRKPGWPTAPRLIEEIYNAEDALVVGGALITMMNNADRVKTACLAQLVNVIGPIMTEPGGAAWRQTIFYPFSQASKFGHGRVLKPVIESPAYAAETFPEIAYLCAAVVDDRASGTTTIFALNRHLTDEMDLSIELRGLGVERTLDHALELHHPNMKAVNTREAPLTVVPATNENVSVDGEKLTARLKPGSWNVIVTTAAKRG; this comes from the coding sequence ATGATTGCTTCCCGCCTTGTCGTCGACCGGGATTTCGTCGTCGCGGACCTTGACCGGCGCGTGTTCGGTACGTTCGTCGAACATATGGGCCGTTGCGTCTATACCGGCATCTATGAGCCGGATCACCCCGATGCGGACGAGTGTGGCTATCGAAAAGACGTGATGGCGCTGACCCGCGAACTCGGACCGACCATCGTCCGTTATCCTGGCGGCAACTTTCTGTCAGGCTATAACTGGGAGGACGGCGTCGGCCCGAAAGCGCAGCGGCCGAAGCGGCTTGATCTCGCATGGTATTCGGTCGAGACCAATCAGTTCGGCACCAACGAATTCATCGACTGGTGCCGCGAACTCGATATCGAGCCGATGTACGGCGTCAACCTCGGCACGCGCGGACCGGACGAAGCGCGCCGGTTCGTCGAGTATTGCAATCATCCTGGCGGCACCACGCTGTCGGACTTGCGTCACGAACACGGCTATGCGAAGCCGCATGACATCAAGTTCTGGTGCCTCGGCAACGAGATGGACGGGCCTTGGCAAATCGGCCGCAAGACCGCCGACGAGTACGGTCGCACCGCGCTCGAAACGGCCAAGCTGATGCGCGCGGTGGACCCCACCATCCAGCTCGCGGCGTGCGGCTCGTCGAACCATGAGATGGCGACCTATGGCGCGTGGGAAGACCGCGTGCTCGAACACTGCTTCGATCAGGTCGACTTCATCTCGTTGCATACGTACTTCGAGAACCGTCATGACTCGACCGCGGAATTCTTCGGCAACATCGACGTGATGGATCTGTTCATCAAGGAGATCGTGGCCGTCGCGGACAGTGTGGCGGCGCGCAAGCATTCGACCAAACGCATCATGCTGTCGTTCGATGAATGGAACGTCTGGTACAAGGCCCGCACGATCAACGATCTGCGCAAGCCGGGCTGGCCAACCGCGCCGCGCCTGATCGAAGAGATCTACAACGCCGAGGACGCGCTGGTGGTCGGCGGCGCGCTGATCACGATGATGAACAACGCGGATCGCGTCAAGACGGCTTGCCTCGCGCAACTCGTCAACGTGATTGGACCGATCATGACCGAGCCGGGCGGTGCCGCCTGGCGGCAGACGATCTTTTATCCGTTCTCGCAGGCATCGAAGTTCGGGCATGGTCGCGTGCTCAAGCCGGTGATCGAATCGCCGGCCTACGCGGCCGAAACCTTCCCTGAGATCGCCTACCTGTGCGCCGCCGTGGTCGACGACCGCGCGAGCGGCACCACGACGATCTTCGCGTTGAACCGGCACCTGACCGACGAGATGGACCTCAGCATCGAATTGCGCGGCCTCGGCGTGGAGCGCACGCTCGATCACGCGCTCGAACTTCACCACCCGAACATGAAGGCGGTGAATACGCGCGAAGCGCCGCTGACGGTCGTTCCCGCGACCAACGAGAATGTCTCGGTCGATGGCGAAAAACTGACGGCGCGTCTGAAACCCGGTTCGTGGAACGTGATCGTCACGACCGCGGCAAAGCGCGGCTAG
- a CDS encoding extracellular solute-binding protein has product MKRSLVRGALSLALLSLAVGLAAPAQAKTEITLSRFFGACDAEYGNVNDVNKAAGECGIITTLVNQFNATNKEDIVVKPQIIEWAPYYTQIDARILSHDVPTISVMHEAVLGDYVKRKLVEPLDDGFRSVGIDTKDFTGHARRGVTFDDKTYALPFDTHSWLWHININLFRKAGLVDASGKPILPTTPDELLKQAKQFKDKTGLPYLTMPIANESAAQTRSLYTMVYQQNGTLFPSGPTKIDPRVTPVTNALQLLDGLMKAGDITPNLDYGASNQAFMNGKAGVLICGTWMIEDLTNLAKQTDSPLANNGYEVVPFPNLFQKKAVWADGHSWVMLKGGAKDDKSRHAAFVFLKFLYDHDADWARTGHLPARQSVIDSAAFNALPHRAEIKEISSTGYALPNTVPRQFAIQEIVGSEVSNMLTSGKPIAAVEQDAQDRVNKLLSR; this is encoded by the coding sequence ATGAAAAGATCGCTCGTACGCGGTGCGCTTTCGCTTGCCTTGCTAAGTCTGGCGGTCGGCCTCGCAGCGCCGGCCCAGGCTAAAACCGAAATTACGTTGTCGCGCTTTTTCGGCGCCTGCGACGCTGAATACGGCAATGTGAATGACGTGAACAAGGCCGCGGGGGAGTGCGGAATCATCACGACACTGGTCAACCAGTTCAATGCGACGAACAAGGAAGACATCGTCGTCAAGCCGCAGATCATCGAATGGGCTCCGTACTATACGCAGATCGACGCGCGCATTCTGAGTCACGACGTGCCGACGATTTCGGTCATGCACGAAGCGGTACTCGGAGACTATGTGAAGCGCAAGCTCGTCGAACCGCTTGACGACGGCTTCAGATCGGTGGGAATCGATACGAAGGACTTCACGGGCCACGCGCGCCGCGGTGTCACGTTCGACGACAAAACCTACGCATTGCCGTTCGACACGCATTCGTGGCTTTGGCACATCAACATCAATCTGTTCAGGAAGGCGGGTCTCGTCGACGCGAGCGGCAAGCCGATCCTGCCCACCACGCCTGACGAACTGCTCAAACAGGCGAAGCAGTTCAAGGACAAGACCGGCCTGCCGTATCTCACCATGCCGATCGCCAACGAGAGCGCCGCGCAGACCCGCTCGCTGTACACGATGGTCTATCAGCAGAACGGCACGCTCTTTCCGTCAGGCCCGACAAAAATCGATCCGCGCGTCACGCCCGTCACCAATGCACTGCAATTGCTGGATGGGCTGATGAAGGCGGGCGACATCACTCCGAACCTTGACTACGGCGCATCGAATCAGGCGTTCATGAACGGCAAGGCAGGCGTGCTGATCTGCGGCACATGGATGATCGAGGACCTGACCAATCTGGCGAAGCAGACGGATTCGCCGCTCGCCAACAATGGCTACGAGGTCGTCCCGTTCCCAAACCTGTTCCAGAAGAAGGCGGTATGGGCCGATGGCCACTCATGGGTGATGCTCAAGGGCGGTGCCAAGGATGACAAGAGCCGCCATGCCGCGTTCGTGTTCCTCAAGTTCCTCTACGACCACGACGCCGACTGGGCCCGCACCGGGCATCTGCCGGCCCGGCAGTCGGTGATCGATAGTGCGGCGTTCAACGCATTGCCGCACCGCGCGGAGATCAAGGAGATCTCGTCCACCGGCTATGCGCTGCCGAACACGGTGCCGCGTCAGTTCGCGATTCAGGAAATCGTCGGCAGCGAGGTCAGTAACATGTTGACCTCAGGCAAGCCGATTGCCGCCGTCGAGCAAGACGCACAAGACCGTGTCAACAAGCTGTTGTCGAGGTAG
- a CDS encoding carbohydrate ABC transporter permease produces MSTTALESAQRPLGPERSRGSLTGRLGERVMLGAVVLLALVWIAPLVWVFALSFKPNAFLQQHTDVLFSAPFTLQNYISIIGTSAVGGWLINSVIVALGQTLLTLVIASLAGYGFARTTFPGKRWLYVICLAGLAVPEQALVIPLHGIFASLDWHNTYSALIMPRLASPFGVYLMTQYFKAVPVDIEEAALLDNASRFKVFLRIVLPLSMPAQATLAIFTFLSAWNDYLWPLVSASKPEMYTLTIGLASTQGNFAQSEGIGYLMAQAVFAGLPIFVLYLFFQKYIVAAVAGTTVR; encoded by the coding sequence ATGAGTACCACCGCACTGGAGTCCGCTCAGCGTCCCCTCGGCCCCGAACGTTCGCGCGGGTCGTTGACCGGCCGTCTCGGCGAGCGCGTGATGCTCGGCGCCGTGGTGCTGCTCGCGCTCGTCTGGATCGCGCCGCTGGTCTGGGTGTTCGCGTTGTCGTTCAAGCCGAACGCTTTCCTGCAGCAGCATACTGATGTGCTTTTCTCGGCGCCGTTCACGCTGCAGAACTACATCAGCATCATCGGCACCTCTGCTGTAGGAGGCTGGTTGATCAACAGCGTGATCGTCGCGCTGGGCCAGACCTTGCTGACGCTCGTCATCGCGTCGCTGGCGGGCTACGGCTTCGCGCGCACGACGTTCCCGGGCAAGCGCTGGCTGTACGTGATCTGCCTCGCGGGGCTCGCGGTTCCCGAGCAGGCGCTCGTGATTCCGCTGCATGGCATCTTCGCTTCGCTCGACTGGCACAACACGTACAGCGCACTGATCATGCCGCGGCTCGCGTCACCGTTCGGCGTGTACCTGATGACGCAGTACTTCAAGGCCGTGCCCGTTGACATCGAGGAAGCCGCGCTGCTCGACAACGCGTCGCGCTTCAAGGTGTTCTTGCGCATCGTGTTGCCGCTGTCCATGCCGGCACAGGCGACGCTCGCGATCTTCACCTTCCTCAGCGCCTGGAACGACTACCTGTGGCCGCTCGTGTCGGCATCGAAGCCGGAGATGTATACATTGACGATCGGCCTCGCGTCCACGCAAGGCAATTTCGCGCAATCCGAGGGCATCGGCTATCTGATGGCGCAAGCTGTTTTCGCCGGCCTGCCGATTTTCGTGCTGTATCTGTTTTTCCAGAAGTACATCGTGGCCGCCGTGGCTGGCACCACGGTGCGATGA
- a CDS encoding FadR/GntR family transcriptional regulator, protein MFEREPVVGTMTAQVARIVGMRIVSGEFGPGDLLPVESELCTEYRVSRTTVREAIKQLTGKRLIEVTPKIGTRVLPFSDWNLLDRDVLAWRLNAQFDSKIVEDIFEMRLCFEPRASFLAARHGSDDDFQLIERRYRELASAYASPSVQSDVRAVGEAVLEFHMAIIAMSQNGMFITIGSAIKAALRVSSEMLLRQAARPSEDIELHDAVRRRIVSREAQAASAAMTRLLEASRERMLRYTIRPKNTV, encoded by the coding sequence ATGTTCGAGCGTGAGCCCGTCGTAGGGACGATGACCGCGCAGGTCGCGCGGATCGTCGGCATGAGGATCGTCTCGGGCGAATTCGGCCCAGGCGATCTGCTCCCTGTCGAAAGCGAGTTGTGCACCGAGTACCGCGTGAGTCGCACGACGGTGCGCGAGGCGATCAAACAGCTTACCGGCAAGCGCCTGATCGAAGTGACGCCGAAGATCGGCACGCGCGTGTTGCCGTTCTCGGACTGGAATCTGCTTGACCGTGACGTGCTCGCGTGGCGGCTCAATGCGCAGTTCGATTCGAAGATCGTCGAGGACATCTTCGAGATGCGCCTCTGCTTCGAGCCGCGCGCGAGCTTTCTGGCGGCGCGGCACGGCAGTGACGACGACTTTCAGTTAATCGAGCGCCGCTATCGCGAGCTGGCCAGCGCGTATGCATCGCCGTCGGTGCAGTCGGATGTGCGCGCGGTGGGCGAGGCGGTGCTGGAGTTTCATATGGCGATCATCGCAATGTCGCAGAACGGCATGTTCATCACGATCGGCAGTGCGATCAAGGCGGCGTTGCGGGTGTCGTCGGAGATGCTGCTGCGGCAGGCGGCGCGGCCCAGCGAAGATATCGAATTGCATGACGCCGTGCGTCGCCGGATCGTTTCGCGCGAAGCACAGGCCGCGTCCGCCGCGATGACGCGGCTGCTCGAAGCATCGCGCGAAAGGATGCTGCGCTACACGATCAGACCGAAGAACACGGTGTGA